ttgctttgacaggaagccagtgtagaggctagcactggagtaatatgatcaaatttgggggttctagtcaggattctagcagccgtattttgCACTAActtaagtttatttagtgctttatccgggtagccggaaagtagagcattgcagtagtctaacctagaagtgacaaaagcatggattaatttttctgcatcattagaacagaaagtttgatttttgcaagattacgtagatggaaaaagctgtcctcgaaatggtcttgatatgttcttcaaaagagagatcatggtccagagtaacgcagaggtccttcacagttttatttgagacgactgtacaaccattaagattaattgtcggccattccgattaatcggtcgacctctagataggagtggaacccggtgtggtcgtctgctgcaatagcccatccgtgagtAGGATCGCTGAGTTGTGTGTTCTGAGCTGGGGTTCTGGAAACCAATTTGtagcttgtcagctcagggattcgatcttccaacatttcagttactagtccaacactaaccactaggctacgctgcagcCCCACGCGGCATACAGATTTCCCTCGAGGCTGTCTAATAACCTTTTGAGATGCAGAGTTAAGGTCTACATTGACTGTAGTTACCCATTTCACTTTTATGGGTAGAGTTGACAGTTGGGCCCTTAATTGACATTGTATCTGTCACATTTCTTGTAATAGTGCcctgtggtgagagagaggtaacatcCTTTATAAAACCTCATGTTGAACTTATCCTATTGTTATGACCCTCAGCCACTAGTTGGTTGGTCTACAATTGTTAGTATTTATCACTGGTATGAAGATGCTCAGTAAGACCGAGCAAACAACCTGAATAGACTGAAACATCATTACTACAGGTCAACACTTAAGAAAACAAACTTTAGAGATCTTTTTTATTGTTTTACAAGATGCCTTGCCTCCAAAATACAGTAGTGttgtcaacaaaaacatcaaTGTCACAGCAGTGTTGCACTGCACCAGTTTAACACTCTCCCCTCCCTATAAATGTAAAGCCAGTAGGATCTATCAGAGAAGCCAGGAGTCCTGGTCTGAGGCTGGAGGCCGTAGCCTGGGGATGGAAGTGGTTTAGCTCTGGCCTCCCAGGGTGTGCTTGTCAAACAGGTACTCTGCCATCTTGTTGTTGACAGCATCCATCTTGGTGAGGTTTGTGATGTAGTCTCCCAGCTTCTTAATGGCCTCCACCTGCTCATTCAGGTAATGGGTCTCCAGGAAGTGACACAGCTAAAGAGGGAAAACAGGTCAGAAAAGAGAATGACTACAGACTATTGTAGATACAGTAACACACAAGAGCCTGGTGGTAATGGCATAAGTGCAGATAATGAGGTGTTTACAGCTGTGTAACTCCTGCACGAGCTGCATCGTGTGTGTAAAGTGGCATTCATGCGTCTAAAGAGGCAGGTCACACAATCCTGTGTAATTAGTTAGCAGAGGTACAACAACCTGATCAGCTCCTGGGACAGTACCTGTATTCTATGTAATGATATTACTTACATGGGGGTCAACCTTGTCAGAGGCAATCTTGTGCAGGTCCAGCAGGGCCTGGTTCACATTCTTCTCCAACTGCAGAGCACACTGCATGGCCTCCAGCCCATTGCCCCACTCATCACGTTCTGGTTTCTACACAGGACAGTGAACACAGAAGGGTTAGGGACTACTAGCAGATGTTTCTATACATAATTCAAAGTCAGTTCAATCAGTATATCTGACAAACTGGAACCAATGCAGAAAGATCAAGATTTAGTCATTTTAACAACCACATAAGCTGGAGTTTATGAAGCACATCATGGGTCCGGTGTGGCTCAGTCGATAGAGAATGGCGCTTGCGACGCCAAAGGTTTCCAGAACCCCAGCTCAGAACACACAAGGTCCTACTCACGGATGGGCTAttacagcagacgaccacaccgggttccactcctatctagaggtcgaccgattaatcggaacggCAGAGTTAAGATGTCACAGcaatcggtaatcggcatttttggacaccgatcacggccgattacattgcactccacaaggagactgcgtggcaggctgactacctgttatgagAATGCAGCAaggagctagctagcattaaaccaatcttataaaaaaaacaaccaaccatgtgtagttattactagattatctagcttgtcctgcgttgcatataatcaacgTGGTGCCTTTTAACGTCTTatggcagtattgagtagcttggatgattAAGGTTCCCGGATTAAACTgcttgctactcaggcccagttgctaacaTTATTAGTAaatttggataggaaacacagaagtttctaaaactgtttgaatgatgtctgagtataacaggactcttatggcaggcaaaaagctgaggaaaaaaatccaaccaggaagtaggaAGTCTGAgctttgtagtttttcaactcatacCTATCTAATATACAGTGTCTACGGGGTCATAATGCACTtcttaaggcttccactagatgtcaacagtcttcagaaccttgtttgatgcttctactgtgaaggacggggaatgggagctgaatgagtcaggtctgccagagtggcatgagctggtCACACGCggtcacgtgagagttagcttgcagcccattgcatttctgaagacaaaggaattctccagttggaacattattgaagattgatgataaaaacatcctaaagattgattctatagatcgtttgacatgtttctacggactgtaacggaactttatGACTTTGCCTGGTCGtgcctcatgaatttggattactgggctaaacgcgaACAAAATGGAGATATTTGGACATCAATGGACTtcatcgaacaaatcaaacatttattgtggaactgggattccatTCAGATGAAGagaaaaggtaagtgaatatttataatgccatTTCTGACTTTGTTGACTCCACGAAACGGCGGATCCGTATGGCTCGTTTTGTTTCGGAGCGCTGAATTCcgatcgcatggtgtgctttttcggtaaagcttttttgaaatcggacactggtgGTATTAATACgtttctttaaaatggtgtaaaacacttgtatgtttgaggaattttaattaggagatctgttttgaatttggcgccctgcacaatcactggctgttgtcatatcgatcccgttaacaggATCTAAGCCATAAGTTAATTTATCATAGCCTACTTCGTTAAATCACCAATTTGGCAAacgcaccaatgtgtacctaaccataaaaggtgccttaaaatcaatacacaagtatatatttttaaacctgcatattagttaatattgcctgctaacatgaatttcatttaactagggaaattgtgtcacttctcttttGTTCTGTGCAACAGTCAGGGcacatgcagcagtttgggccacctggctcttagcgaactgtgtgaagactatttgttcctaacaaagacagccaactttgcCAAACGGGGGACGATTTAACAAAAGAGCATTTGCGAagaaagcacaatcgttgcacaaattaacctaaccataaacaatgcctttcttaaaatcaatacacagatgtATGttttaaacatgcatatttagttcaaataaatgcatgttagcaggcaatattaaactaggaaattgtgtcacttctcttgcgttgattgcacgcagagtcagggtacatGCTACAGTTTGGGCCATCTGActtgttatgtcataattatgtaattaGTTaacaacattgaaggttgtgcaatgtaacaggaatatttagacttatggatgccacccgttaggtaaaatacagaacggtaaacgttttgttttcgaaatgttcgtatctggatttgaccatattaatgacctaaggctcatttCTGTGTTACTATGTTAAAATGAAGTCTATGATTTGacatttgatagagcagtctgaccgagcggtggtaggcagcagctggCTCGTAAGCGGtgattcaaacagcacttttgtgcgtttgccagcagctcatcGCTGTGCTTAAAGCATTGAGCGGTTTGTGACTTCAAGCCTAGCAActtccgagattaggctggtgtaaccgatgtgaaatggctagctagttagcagggtgcgtgctaatagcgtttcaatcggtgacactcgctttgagaccttgaagtagttgttccccttccaatagtcaaaggtatatgaaatacaaatggttgaaagaaatagtcataataactacaacctaaaacttattacctgggaatattaaagactcaagtgaaaaggaaccaccaactttcgtatgttctcatgttctgagcaaggaacttaaacattagcttttttacatggcacatattgcacttttacattcaccaaaactttttttttgcattatttaaaccaaattaaacatgtttcattatttatataAGGCTAAAGTGATTGTATTGATGTATTACATTAAGTTAAAATTAAAGTGTCTCCAACGGGCAATTGAGTGGGAAAACATTGCCTGGAACAGCGAGTTATGTTCACTGCACAGTCCCCAGACCTCAAACCAATAGAGAATCTTTGGGACGAGATGGAACGGGCTGTTCACAGCAATGCCCGATTTCATAGtgtcagcatggaccaacatccctgtggaatgtttcAGACACCTTGTAGAATGTCCCAAAAAAAtgcaggctgttctggaggcaaacaGGGGTCTGAGTAGAAGAGTTTAACCACTTATTTTGCACTCACTAGTCTAcaaaccccccctccccccacacactgacACCAGTCACACATCCTCATTGCCAAGTCACTTTTAACCCTTACCTACTGTATTAtatctcaactacctcgtacccctgcacatggtctCAGTACTTGTATAAAGCCTTGTTATTCTTTGTTACCATTCCCATTTAGCAAATATTTATCTTTAACTCTGAGCAAGTAAGTACACATCAtcgtaaagtctacacctgttgtagtcagtgCGCGTGACCAATGACCAATTCAGTGGTTATGAAGGAATGGAGGCAGTGTGTTCAGGCCTAAGCGGTCAGGACATTATCTCTTCTGGTCACCTTGCTCTAATACCAGGGCAGCCACACAGGGCCTGCCTTACAAAGAACTCAGTATTAACATGAATGACTACTAATCCAAAACAACTTCACAGTATTAAAAAAAAGGCTCTAGATTGACTATAAAGGGTTCTTTAGACGTCTTGCCATAGATTATAGATCAGCcacttggttccaggtagaacctttctTACTGAGACAAGAACCATTTCAACCAGAGAACCCTCTACCAAGATGTTAACGTTCTTTTTGTTGCGCAGTATACAAGGTATGTGTTTTTCGACGCTCAGGCGCTCACCTTGATGTCCTGGAGTAAAATGCGTCCACCTCTCTtgatctggaaggagagttgcTTGTCGGCGTGCTCCCGCTCCTCGTCGCTGTTCTCCTTGAAGAAATGCGCGAAGCCAGGCAGAGCCACATCGTCACGGGAGAAATAGAAAGCCTGGGTTGAAAAACAAGTGTGTTTAGAAACACATGTCAAATATAACTCATTATATTATCGAGGGATCTAAGCATGATTGACACAGCAATATGATCCGGAAAATCATAAGCCTACTTGGTAACCTGCCAATTAACCTGTCAATGAGATACGCTCTGTCCAAGGATATATTTATGAGCTTTATTTGAATGATACGTCTACCTCAAAGCTGTTGCCTAGGCGTACAGAAAAAATATTAAGGCTCAGGCATAATAATATTAGGTAAAGCAACAAACTGTTCCTATTGGTAGCCAATTACAGTCCCCTTACCATTGAAGTGTAAGTATAAGAGGCAAACATCTCCATGTTGATCATCCGGTTGATTGCAACTTCGCAATCGTGGTGATAGTTCTGGCGGACCTGAGACTCCATTTTCACTTTATATCAAATCTAGAGATTCTTAGATTATTTTACTAAGACAGTTCACGTAGTTATTACGTTATCAATCCGGAATGTTATATTGCGCGGGAGGCGGGCAGAAGAGTTCCGTTCAATCACTGTTGAAGCAAGAAGTTCTTCATGCGTCTTCCCAGAGTTGTGAATTGGAAGGAGCCTTGTTCGCTCTATTTATTGTTCCAAGCGGACCGCGTCAGTGAAATCGACCTTCTTTGATGAGATTTAACGGCAGGTTGGCATCCAATacatgttgcattaccgccacctactagactggagtataaCTCTCTTATACTTTGCTTATTTCTTTTTTAATCAACAACCACACCAACCAAAAAATACaacaaataccctaccatctaacactacactcacaaaaatatatataataaaaaccATACTCCCCTATTTACATCTATTTAGTCGTACTTCAGGCCAACAGCAtgaaaggatgggacaccaccacttaaaacacgctgtaactcaaaataaatcaaatccaattttattactcacatgcgccaaatacaacagtagacctttcagtgaaatgctgacttacgagctcctaaccgacagtgcagtttaaaGAAATACAGAAAGATACAACTCTTCTGACCACAACCTCTACTTCCTGCAGCTGCCACGTTCCATCTTCCTGCAACAGTTACAttgtacagttgataaccattacTATAAAtttacttcatcactacttgtatttgtgagaattATTGACAtattgaatgcaccgagctgtcagtttaaactactagcacacaactCAGACAccaatgcataccccacaagacatgtctcCAGGTCTcatcacagtccccaagtccagaacagactatgggaggtgcacagtactacagagagacaTGACATGGCTACTATTCCACATCATGTCATGCAAACAGTAAATTAGATTTTAAAATAGTTAGATACAACTTGCTGGACAGCGGGGAGTGTGAAGAGACACATATGCACTATAGACACGCACATTTATTTTGTGTTGTCGatatgtggtagagtagtggcctgagggcaaaCACGTGTGGCGACATCTGGTTTGTAATGTATAGAACTGCCTTTATTtcgctggaccccaggaagagtagctgctgccttgacagcagGTAATTGGGATCCGTAACACAAATATTTGTAAATGTCAAGGAACATGTCGTTTAGCCAGGTGCCTTCTTTTCAGGTACTTCAGATTCTCACAAATCTCAGGCCCTCCATGGAGCTTTCACATATAAAATGTACTTTTAGATAAACATTaccctaaatataaaccatcaacttagtgaaaaccattacctttaaaaaaatgtactcAATTATTTTACCATGTCAGTATTTCATGGTTGTAAATGTTGGTGGCAGTTGTGTAAAGAAAAATGGATGAGTGGCAGAATGATTGAAAATGCCATTGTTGATCAAACACATTTAATTAGGCTATTTTCCCCTTCAACCACCTGGTCTATCCACTAGAAACCCATGTACTAGATGGACACATGAAAAATATAAATATGTTCAGTTaaagtataaattaccaaagttagACTGCCTGTTAATTACAGAAGACTTCAGTAATTTTGGTAAATTACCAGTAGCTTTGCAACCATATGACAGCTCCAATAAGCCCTTTATGGTGAACGAGAGGCATTAGGATTTCTATTGTGATTATTCAGTTAGTTTGCTGGTAGGAGAACTATTAGCAACTGAAACAAGAGTCAAGATTTATTTTATGTCAGTAAGAGCTGAACTTTCCATCACTAGAGAAATGTGTATTTTAcctttaactagggaagtcagttaagtacaaattcttgttttcaatgatggcctaggaacagtgggttaactaccttgttcaggggcagaagaccaaatcaaatcaaatgtatttatatagccctttgtacattagctgatatctcaatgtgctgtacagaaacccagcctaaaaccccaaacagcaagcaatgcaggtgtagaagcacagtggctaggaaaaactccctagaaaggccaaaacctaggaagaaacctagagaggaaccaggctatgtggggtggccagtcctcttctggctgtgccggatggagattataacagaacatggccaagatgttcaaatgttcataaatgaccagcatggtcgaataataacaaggcagaacagttgaaactggagcagcagcacagtcaggtggactggggacagcaaggagtcatcatgtcaggtcgtcctggggcacagtccttgggctcaggtcctccgagagagagaaagagagaattagagagagcatatgtgaggtggccagtcctcttctggctgtgccgggtggagattataacagaacatggccaagatgttcaaatgttcataaatgaccagcatggtcatataatagtaaggcagaacagttgaaactggagcagcagcatggccaggtggactggggacagcaaggagtcataatgtcaggtagtcctggggcatggtcctagggctcaggtcctccgagagagagaaagaaagaaggagagaattagagaacgcacacttggactcacacaggacaccgaataggacaggagaggtactccagatataacaaactgaccctagcccccgacacaaactactgcagcataaatactggaggctgagacagcaagggcggttcgttgctccagagcctttccgttcaccttcccactcctgggccagactacactcaatcatatgacccactgaagagatgagtcttcagtaaagacttaaaggttgagaccgagtttgcgtctctgacatgggtaggcagaccgttccataaaaaagaagctctataggagaaagccctgcctccagctgtttgcttagaaattctagggacaattaggaggcctgcgtcttgtgaccgtagcatacgtgtaggtttGTACGGCAGGacaaaatcagagagataggtaggagcaagcccatgtaatgctttgtaggttagcagtaaaaccttgaaatcagcccttgctttgacaggaagccagtgtagaggctagcactggagtaatatgatcaaatttgggggttctagtcaggattctagcagccgtattttgCACTAActtaagtttatttagtgctttatccgggtagccggaaagtagagcattgcagtagtctaacctagaagtgacaaaagcatggattaatttttctgcatcattagaacagaaagtttgatttttgcaagattacgtagatggaaaaagctgtcctcgaaatggtcttgatatgttcttcaaaagagagatcatggtccagagtaacgccgaggtccttcacagttttatttgagacgactgtacaaccattaagattaattgtcggccattccgattaatcggtcgacctctagataggagtggaacccggtgtggtcgtctgctgcaatagcccatccgtgagtAGGATCGCTGAGTTGTGTGTTCTGAGCTGGGGTTCTGGAAACCAATttgtttggactgaccataagaaccttgagtacatccgttctgccaaacgacttaatgcgcgtcaggctcgttgggggctgtatttcgctcatttcgagttcgttatttcttatcgtccgggctcaaggaacaccaagcctgatgctttatcccgtctcttcagttcttcagtagcctccaccgaccccgaggggagattccctgaggggcgtgttgtcgggttgactgtctggggaattgagaggcaggttaagcaagcactcactcacactccttctccgcgcgcttgtcctaggaaccttcttttcgttcccgttcctactcttctggccgttcttcagtgggctcactctgccaagtcagccagccacctcggcgttcggggtacgcttgcttcttttcgcagcgtttttggtggcccactcaggagcgtgatacgcgtcgtttcgtggctgcttgttcggactgcgcgcagactaagtccggtaactctcttcctgcttctgctccgtgccttgctgtgtctaagtctgtccccagacaccgcatctctcctggtcctgctcctggccttgctgtgtctcagtctgtcccctgccaccgcatctttcctgcccttgctgtgtctcagtctgtccccagccaccgcatctctcctggtcctgctcctgcacttgctgtgtctcagtctgtccacagccaccgcctctctcctgttcctggtcttagccttgctgtgtctcagtctgtccctagttgttactctcctggcctgtttggtcctgattgctcatactcttacagttctctacccgtgtttcatttttataatagtaattgcactagattccctcttcatcgtttcccgttacggtcctgaggagaggagttgggttccatctcgggacgtgctggaccgttcgctgatcgatgatttcctccgttgccgccaggtttcttcctcgagtgcgccaggaggcgctcggtgagtgggggggtactgtcatgtattgtattgtcatgtcttgtccctgtgctttctcttctcttcgtttccccctgatggtcttattaggtttctttctctctctctctattcctctctctctctatcgttccgttcctgctcccagctgttcctcattctcctaacgacctcgtttactctttcacacctgtcccctattttgccctctatttctctctctgtttctgcttctgtccttgtcggattcttgtttgctgtttgctttgcttttgttccgtccagttgtattctgcctcgtcatcagatactacgtgtgagcaggtgtctctatcctctacggcccgcgcctacccgaagggacctgcagtctgttgccgctagccctgcaactctcctcaacaactagaagggggactctcctgttaaactagaggatttgtgttttccctgtttggacttcccctgtaatgattgaggatttatgttttccctgtttggacattaaaagactctgtttccgtta
The nucleotide sequence above comes from Oncorhynchus gorbuscha isolate QuinsamMale2020 ecotype Even-year unplaced genomic scaffold, OgorEven_v1.0 Un_scaffold_4320, whole genome shotgun sequence. Encoded proteins:
- the LOC124018213 gene encoding ferritin, middle subunit-like, with amino-acid sequence MESQVRQNYHHDCEVAINRMINMEMFASYTYTSMAFYFSRDDVALPGFAHFFKENSDEEREHADKQLSFQIKRGGRILLQDIKKPERDEWGNGLEAMQCALQLEKNVNQALLDLHKIASDKVDPHLCHFLETHYLNEQVEAIKKLGDYITNLTKMDAVNNKMAEYLFDKHTLGGQS